From a region of the Triticum aestivum cultivar Chinese Spring chromosome 7D, IWGSC CS RefSeq v2.1, whole genome shotgun sequence genome:
- the LOC123167646 gene encoding disease resistance protein Pik-2, translating into MAAEALVSVSKGVMNSVLEKLATLRVHQAHEMQREVAFLKDELSSMDAVIKKLENMEEELDPQTREWKNQVIDMAFHIEDCINDFMHESGYLPSHCVDPYVVATHSDGGQGAFGYWIYPLGDGSTGYLQPVWMAVM; encoded by the exons ATGGCGGCTGAGGCGCTGGTGAGTGTTTCCAAGGGGGTGATGAACTCTGTGTTAGAGAAGCTGGCCACTTTGAGAGTACACCAAGCACATGAAATGCAGCGGGAGGTGGCGTTCCTCAAGGACGAGCTCAGCAGCATGGACGCTGTCATCAAGAAGCTCGAGAACATGGAAGAGGAGCTCGATCCACAGACCAGGGAGTGGAAGAACCAGGTGATCGATATGGCGTTTCACATTGAGGACTGCATCAACGACTTCATGCATGAATCTG gttatcttccgagccactgcgttgatccgtatgtggtcgctactcactccgacggaggccagggagcgtttggttattggatctatccgctgggagatggtagcacgggatatcttcaaccggtttggatggcggtcatgtaa